A section of the Girardinichthys multiradiatus isolate DD_20200921_A chromosome 5, DD_fGirMul_XY1, whole genome shotgun sequence genome encodes:
- the trim2a gene encoding tripartite motif-containing protein 2 isoform X2, with protein sequence MATEGSTIPSPVVRQIDKQFLICSICLDRYENPKVLPCLHTFCERCLQNYIPAHSLTLSCPVCRQTSILPERGVAALQDNFFITNLMDVLQRKPDTCSQEAATLNNITAVATGQLLSCPNHGGSLMEFYCPPCETAMCQECTSGEHGDHPTVPLKDVVEQHKASLQDQLNAVKKRLPEIDSALLTLSEILQQLTNRKSSIEGDIHTTFDELQKTLNVRKSVLLMELEVNYGLKQKVLQAQLDTLLQGQEGINSSCNFTEQALSHGTEAEVLLVKKQMGERLIELANQELPLQPSENDQLDFLVETDGLKKSIHNLGIVVTTNAVASETVATGEGLRHCVVGVPTAITITTKDKDGELCKMGNAVIAAEISSPDGSKVDGELLDNKNGTYDYLFTAPKEGSFNLSLRLYNQHIRGSPFRIKVNKHASPNADGTKRLKSPGSGHIKQKAIKRPASMYSTGRRKENPIEDDLIFRIGTKGRNRGEFTNLQGVAASSQGKVLIADSNNQCVQVFSNDGQFRSRFGIRGRSPGQMQRPTGVAVHPSGDIIIADYDNKWVSIFSSDGKFKNKVGSGKLMGPKGVAVDRNGHIIVVDNKACCVFIFQANGKLVTKFGNRGNGDRQFAGPHFAAVNNNNEIIVTDFHNHSVKVFNTEGEFLLKFGSNGEGNGQFNAPTGVAVDVNGNIIVADWGNSRIQVFDGSGSFLSYINTSADPLYGPQGLALTYDGHVVVADSGNHCFKVYRYLQ encoded by the exons ATGGCCACGGAAGGCTCCACTATTCCCAGTCCTGTTGTCCGCCAAATCGACAAGCAGTTCCTGATCTGCAGTATATGCCTGGACCGCTACGAAAACCCCAAAGTACTGCCCTGCCTGCACACCTTCTGTGAGAG GTGCCTGCAGAATTACATCCCGGCCCACAGCCTCACCCTGTCTTGCCCTGTGTGCCGCCAGACATCCATCCTCCCAGAGAGGGGGGTGGCGGCGCTGCAGGATAACTTCTTCATCACCAACCTGATGGATGTGCTGCAGCGGAAGCCAGATACCTGCAGCCAAGAGGCCGCCACCCTCAACAACATCACCGCCGTGGCTACGGGTCAGCTGCTCTCCTGCCCCAACCATGGAGGAAGT ttgaTGGAGTTTTACTGTCCTCCGTGCGAGACAGCCATGTGTCAAGAGTGCACAAGTGGAGAACATGGAGATCACCCAACCGTGCCCCTTAAAGATGTAGTGGAGCAGCACAAGGCCTCGTTACAGGACCAGCTGAATGCTGTTAAGAAGAG GCTGCCGGAGATAGACTCCGCCCTCCTGACGCTGTCAGAGATCCTGCAGCAGCTGACCAATCGGAAAAGCTCAATTGAGGGTGACATCCACACAACCTTTGATGAGCTGCAGAAAACTCTCAATGTCCGCAAGAGTGTTCTTCTCATGGAACTGGAGGTCAACTATGGGCTCAAACAGAAG GTTCTCCAGGCCCAGCTTGACACCCTGCTCCAGGGCCAGGAAGGCATCAACAGCAGTTGCAACTTCACTGAGCAGGCGCTGAGCCATGGCACCGAGGCTGAGGTGCTGCTGGTGAAGAAGCAGATGGGCGAGCGCCTGATCGAGCTGGCCAATCAGGAGCTCCCTCTGCAACCCAGTGAGAATGACCAGCTGGACTTCCTTGTGGAGACGGATGGATTAAAGAAATCTATCCACAACTTGGGCATTGTGGTAACCACAAACGCAGTCGCATCCGAGACTGTTGCCACAGGTGAAGGGTTAAGACACTGCGTGGTGGGCgtgcccacagccatcaccaTAACCACTAAGGACAAAGATGGAGAACTGTGCAAGATGGGTAATGCAGTCATTGCTGCTGAAATCTCCAGCCCTGATGGGAGCAAGGTTGACGGAGAGCTACTGGACAACAAGAACGGCACTTATGACTACCTTTTCACTGCTCCCAAAGAGGGCTCTTTTAACTTATCTCTGCGCCTGTACAACCAACACATCAGAGGAAGTCCGTTTAGAATAAAGGTTAACAAACACGCATCCCCGAACGCAGATGGCACAAAGAGGCTAAAGTCTCCGGGCAGTGGACACATCAAGCAGAAAGCCATCAAGAGGCCGGCGAGTATGTACAGCACAGGGAGGAGGAAAGAGAATCCCATCGAGGATGATCTCATCTTCCGAATAG GTACAAAAGGGAGAAACAGAGGGGAGTTCACAAATCTGCAGGGAGTGGCTGCCTCCTCTCAGGGAAAAGTGTTAATAGCAGACAGCAACAACCAGTGTGTTCAg GTATTTTCCAATGATGGCCAGTTCAGAAGTCGTTTTGGCATCCGGGGCAGGTCTCCAGGTCAGATGCAGCGGCCAACGGGCGTGGCTGTCCATCCCAGTGGTGACATTATCATTGCAGACTACGATAACAAATGGGTTAGCATCTTTTCAAGCGATGGCAAGTTTAAg AACAAAGTAGGCTCGGGGAAACTGATGGGACCTAAAGGCGTAGCAGTGGACAGAAACGGCCACATCATCGTGGTCGACAATAAGGCCTGCTGCGTTTTCATCTTCCAGGCCAATGGCAAGCTGGTCACCAAGTTTGGTAACCGTGGCAATGGCGACAGGCAGTTTGCAG GACCTCACTTTGCTGCTGTCAACAATAACAACGAAATCATTGTGACCGACTTTCACAACCACTCAGTCAAG GTGTTCAACACAGAAGGGGAGTTCCTGCTGAAGTTTGGTTCCAACGGCGAAGGTAATGGCCAATTTAACGCCCCCACTGGTGTGGCAGTGGATGTCAACGGGAACATCATCGTAGCGGACTGGGGCAACAGCAGGATACAG gtgtttgatGGCAGCGGCTCTTTCCTTTCCTACATCAACACGTCAGCAGACCCGCTTTATGGCCCGCAGGGATTGGCACTCACCTATGATGGACATGTGGTGGTCGCAGATTCTGGCAACCACTGCTTCAAAGTCTACCGCTATCTGCAGTAG
- the trim2a gene encoding tripartite motif-containing protein 2 isoform X1 has translation MIGGRRHVWLGCDLKQGAAYEEEGLLCQSFRMATEGSTIPSPVVRQIDKQFLICSICLDRYENPKVLPCLHTFCERCLQNYIPAHSLTLSCPVCRQTSILPERGVAALQDNFFITNLMDVLQRKPDTCSQEAATLNNITAVATGQLLSCPNHGGSLMEFYCPPCETAMCQECTSGEHGDHPTVPLKDVVEQHKASLQDQLNAVKKRLPEIDSALLTLSEILQQLTNRKSSIEGDIHTTFDELQKTLNVRKSVLLMELEVNYGLKQKVLQAQLDTLLQGQEGINSSCNFTEQALSHGTEAEVLLVKKQMGERLIELANQELPLQPSENDQLDFLVETDGLKKSIHNLGIVVTTNAVASETVATGEGLRHCVVGVPTAITITTKDKDGELCKMGNAVIAAEISSPDGSKVDGELLDNKNGTYDYLFTAPKEGSFNLSLRLYNQHIRGSPFRIKVNKHASPNADGTKRLKSPGSGHIKQKAIKRPASMYSTGRRKENPIEDDLIFRIGTKGRNRGEFTNLQGVAASSQGKVLIADSNNQCVQVFSNDGQFRSRFGIRGRSPGQMQRPTGVAVHPSGDIIIADYDNKWVSIFSSDGKFKNKVGSGKLMGPKGVAVDRNGHIIVVDNKACCVFIFQANGKLVTKFGNRGNGDRQFAGPHFAAVNNNNEIIVTDFHNHSVKVFNTEGEFLLKFGSNGEGNGQFNAPTGVAVDVNGNIIVADWGNSRIQVFDGSGSFLSYINTSADPLYGPQGLALTYDGHVVVADSGNHCFKVYRYLQ, from the exons ATGATAGGAGGGAGGCGTCATGTCTGGTTAGGATGTGACTTGAAG CAGGGTGCAGCATACGAAGAAGAGGGGCTCCTGTGTCAGAGCTTTAGGATGGCCACGGAAGGCTCCACTATTCCCAGTCCTGTTGTCCGCCAAATCGACAAGCAGTTCCTGATCTGCAGTATATGCCTGGACCGCTACGAAAACCCCAAAGTACTGCCCTGCCTGCACACCTTCTGTGAGAG GTGCCTGCAGAATTACATCCCGGCCCACAGCCTCACCCTGTCTTGCCCTGTGTGCCGCCAGACATCCATCCTCCCAGAGAGGGGGGTGGCGGCGCTGCAGGATAACTTCTTCATCACCAACCTGATGGATGTGCTGCAGCGGAAGCCAGATACCTGCAGCCAAGAGGCCGCCACCCTCAACAACATCACCGCCGTGGCTACGGGTCAGCTGCTCTCCTGCCCCAACCATGGAGGAAGT ttgaTGGAGTTTTACTGTCCTCCGTGCGAGACAGCCATGTGTCAAGAGTGCACAAGTGGAGAACATGGAGATCACCCAACCGTGCCCCTTAAAGATGTAGTGGAGCAGCACAAGGCCTCGTTACAGGACCAGCTGAATGCTGTTAAGAAGAG GCTGCCGGAGATAGACTCCGCCCTCCTGACGCTGTCAGAGATCCTGCAGCAGCTGACCAATCGGAAAAGCTCAATTGAGGGTGACATCCACACAACCTTTGATGAGCTGCAGAAAACTCTCAATGTCCGCAAGAGTGTTCTTCTCATGGAACTGGAGGTCAACTATGGGCTCAAACAGAAG GTTCTCCAGGCCCAGCTTGACACCCTGCTCCAGGGCCAGGAAGGCATCAACAGCAGTTGCAACTTCACTGAGCAGGCGCTGAGCCATGGCACCGAGGCTGAGGTGCTGCTGGTGAAGAAGCAGATGGGCGAGCGCCTGATCGAGCTGGCCAATCAGGAGCTCCCTCTGCAACCCAGTGAGAATGACCAGCTGGACTTCCTTGTGGAGACGGATGGATTAAAGAAATCTATCCACAACTTGGGCATTGTGGTAACCACAAACGCAGTCGCATCCGAGACTGTTGCCACAGGTGAAGGGTTAAGACACTGCGTGGTGGGCgtgcccacagccatcaccaTAACCACTAAGGACAAAGATGGAGAACTGTGCAAGATGGGTAATGCAGTCATTGCTGCTGAAATCTCCAGCCCTGATGGGAGCAAGGTTGACGGAGAGCTACTGGACAACAAGAACGGCACTTATGACTACCTTTTCACTGCTCCCAAAGAGGGCTCTTTTAACTTATCTCTGCGCCTGTACAACCAACACATCAGAGGAAGTCCGTTTAGAATAAAGGTTAACAAACACGCATCCCCGAACGCAGATGGCACAAAGAGGCTAAAGTCTCCGGGCAGTGGACACATCAAGCAGAAAGCCATCAAGAGGCCGGCGAGTATGTACAGCACAGGGAGGAGGAAAGAGAATCCCATCGAGGATGATCTCATCTTCCGAATAG GTACAAAAGGGAGAAACAGAGGGGAGTTCACAAATCTGCAGGGAGTGGCTGCCTCCTCTCAGGGAAAAGTGTTAATAGCAGACAGCAACAACCAGTGTGTTCAg GTATTTTCCAATGATGGCCAGTTCAGAAGTCGTTTTGGCATCCGGGGCAGGTCTCCAGGTCAGATGCAGCGGCCAACGGGCGTGGCTGTCCATCCCAGTGGTGACATTATCATTGCAGACTACGATAACAAATGGGTTAGCATCTTTTCAAGCGATGGCAAGTTTAAg AACAAAGTAGGCTCGGGGAAACTGATGGGACCTAAAGGCGTAGCAGTGGACAGAAACGGCCACATCATCGTGGTCGACAATAAGGCCTGCTGCGTTTTCATCTTCCAGGCCAATGGCAAGCTGGTCACCAAGTTTGGTAACCGTGGCAATGGCGACAGGCAGTTTGCAG GACCTCACTTTGCTGCTGTCAACAATAACAACGAAATCATTGTGACCGACTTTCACAACCACTCAGTCAAG GTGTTCAACACAGAAGGGGAGTTCCTGCTGAAGTTTGGTTCCAACGGCGAAGGTAATGGCCAATTTAACGCCCCCACTGGTGTGGCAGTGGATGTCAACGGGAACATCATCGTAGCGGACTGGGGCAACAGCAGGATACAG gtgtttgatGGCAGCGGCTCTTTCCTTTCCTACATCAACACGTCAGCAGACCCGCTTTATGGCCCGCAGGGATTGGCACTCACCTATGATGGACATGTGGTGGTCGCAGATTCTGGCAACCACTGCTTCAAAGTCTACCGCTATCTGCAGTAG